One window of Phalacrocorax carbo chromosome 1, bPhaCar2.1, whole genome shotgun sequence genomic DNA carries:
- the LAMB4 gene encoding laminin subunit beta-4, protein MRLGLAILLQLTLIGVQHAQDDCDAGSCHPAVGDLLLGRSKQLTASSTCGMNGPQKYCIIGYLEAEQKCFLCDSRYLYNPYTQHNSHMVENIITTFEPDRKKKWWQSENGVDHVSIRLDLETLFQFSHLILTFKTFRPAAMLVERSTDFGQTWKAFRYFAQDCAASFPNISSGPAKSVGDVICDSRYSDIEPSTGGEVVLKALDPSFEIENPYVPYIQELITLTNLRINFTKLHTLGDALLGRRHNDPLEKYYYALYEMVVRGSCFCNGHASQCDPIQNLRGDVFHLSGMVHGRCICHHNTEGLSCERCKDFYNDAPWRPAEGAQDNACKRCNCNGHSGRCHFDMAMYQASGGVSGGVCEDCQDNTMGQHCDQCKRFFYQDPLKVISDPHVCLPCNCDPEGTLHNGVCESRTDPALGTVAGRCPCKENVEGVRCDKCRAHYYGLSGSDPLGCQPCNCDPSGSLPFSTCDPATGECLCQQFATGQRCEKCLVGYWGLGNSLYGCSPCDCDIGGSQNDLCSPKDGQCKCLPNIVSRQCNEPAPGYFFLPLDYYIYEAEHAKPLSGSAPLVKPSTLPRCDIYFQKQGYEFMIKNGKIVLNRSKKRSVRKSGLEQGTVQFGQDSAVSVVFRQPSASRSVTWTGPGFARVPSGAGLRFAINNVPFAMDFDIAIRYEPESLEDWLASVAIQPTGILSSQRCKKKGLSQEPYVLPLPATKRIALLQTPACLEPGTEYSVDVYFSQPSASDPKVKSFILIDSLGLIPRIGSVENLCSEKDLDEYQKYHCIEIASEVGPHVLPEACARLIVSMSARIHNGAVACKCNPQGSLNSTCSKLGGQCQCKANVVGRCCDTCSAGSYGFGFHGCYACKCHPQGSLSTLCDQVTGQCSCRRDVDGQRCSQCLAGYFGFPHCRPCLCNGYAELCDPVTGVCLNCRGFTGGSHCERCVDGYYGNPLNGEPCRPCMCPGAPTSNRYFAHSCYQDSQSAQLVCSCLEGYSGNRCDECPSGFYKNPGSPGLDCAPCPCNNNIDVTDPESCNRVTGECTKCLYNTHGANCQFCKPGYFGSALDQSCQRCTCNLVGVRPAMCPGRDAACLCDPATGACPCLPNVVGTTCDQCASGYWDLASGKGCQLCDCDPKNSQSNQCNQLTGQCPCKLGYSGRCCDECKENYFGNPQTHCILCECNPEGTIQPKCDRTTGTCNCRAGVTGRFCDQCGRGFEKDFPSCRQCHLCFDQWDTEITALTQTVQGLMRFAANRKDKGGRMPSCDTRFKAFEDAISEIERILRHPVLSLEALSGIKDFQGYVQQKVAQMDPLHSTLYEFPDLDMNIKDIREEADLVYELLQQKMHLHQRFHYLNLKEAISNIRKHFEVSLLEEQKTSGTIPILRYSEYTRSHMLTMLGHQALKASNELDQLKMIKSPNIQNLNEKICGVPADQPCVTAACGGALCRDSQGRRQCGGPNCSGALPRSTDAFRRAEKTAVLLNNLTIQLQNLENQVESIRKMAEDSKLKGLQFNGQLETAKNQIEVDREITKESIRKVRDFLLDESAPPEDIEKVANYVLQINLPLTPRELTGMLGKIRSIMNPCEKYKLNVSKRNRKREEARTLMVEAQEADKAAKALLPVGEINNKLKHVVKSQGHSKNSFIKLNEEIRGLKTQISQAENQVNKTNDELNDLSAKQSEMEDEIATLQAKMLMNKNQATKARAGAEAAHKQAQNIDNEFADIKRKYTILQEKLKARGLPKVTLEKVKQLKKEAEKLAEETEKKFKRITDLEKKLQDLNQIKQDKAEQLRQLEEQVIAIKNEIMEQESKYATCKS, encoded by the exons ATGAGGCTGGGGCTGGCCATCCTGTTACAGCTCA CGCTGATAGGAGTCCAGCATGCACAGGATGACTGCGATGCTGGGTCCTGCCACCCAGCTGTTGGCGACCTCCTCCTGGGTCGCAGCAAGCAATTAACGGCCTCATCAACCTGTGGAATGAACGGCCCTCAGAAGTACTGCATTATAGGCTACCTAGAG gcTGAACAGAAGTGCTTTCTCTGTGATTCCAGATACCTGTATAATCCCTATACACAGCACAATAGTCACATGGTTGAAAATATTATCACAACTTTTGAGCCTGATAGGAAAAAGAAGTGGTGGCAGTCCGAAAATG GTGTTGATCATGTCAGCATTAGATTGGACCTAGAAACTTTATTCCAGTTCAGCCATCTCATCCTGACTTTTAAG ACATTTCGGCCTGCAGCAATGCTGGTTGAGCGCTCCACTGACTTCGGGCAGACCTGGAAAGCATTTAGATATTTTGCACAGGACTGTGCAGCTTCTTTCCCCAACATCTCTTCTGGTCCAGCAAAAAGTGTGGGAGACGTCATTTGTGATTCAAGATATTCAGACATCGAGCCCTCCACTGGAGGCGAG gttgttttaaaagctttggaTCCCAGCTTTGAAATAGAAAATCCGTATGTGCCATATATCCAAG agCTCATTACATTGACAAACCTAAGGATCAATTTTACTAAACTCCACACCCTTGGGGATGCTCTGCTTGGAAGAAGGCACAATGATCCCCTCGAGAAGTACTACTACGCTCTCTATGAGATGGTTGTACGGGGCAGCTGCTTTTGCAATGGCCATGCCAGCCAGTGTGATCCTATCCAGAACCTGCGGGGAGATGTCTTCCATCTGTCTGGGATG GTGCACGGGAGATGTATTTGCCACCACAACACTGAAGGTTTGTCCTGTGAAAGGTGTAAAGATTTCTACAATGATGCTCCCTGGAGGCCAGCTGAAGGGGCACAAGATAATGCTTGCAAAC GGTGTAACTGCAACGGCCACTCTGGCAGATGCCACTTTGACATGGCCATGTACCAGGCCAGCGGTGGGGTCAGCGGTGGTGTTTGTGAGGACTGTCAGGACAACACCATGGGGCAACACTGTGACCAGTGTAAACGTTTCTTTTACCAGGATCCACTCAAAGTCATCTCAGACCCTCATGTGTGCCTCC CTTGCAACTGTGACCCAGAAGGTACGTTGCACAATGGCGTGTGCGAGAGCCGCACAGATCCTGCTCTGGGAACGGTCGCGGGCCGGTGTCCTTGCAAGGAGAACGTGGAGGGTGTCCGCTGTGACAAGTGCAGGGCACACTACTATGGGCTGAGCGGCAGTgaccctctgggctgccagc cctgcaaCTGCGATCCCTCTGGCAGTTTGCCTTTCTCCACCTGTGATCCTGCCACAGGAGAGTGCCTCTGCCAGCAGTTTGCCACGGGGCAACGCTGTGAAAAATGCCTT GTAGGGTACTGGGGTCTTGGCAACAGCTTGTATGGCTGTTCTCCGTGTGACTGTGACATTGGTGGATCCCAGAATGACTT GTGCTCACCGAAGGATGGTCAGTGCAAGTGTCTTCCCAACATTGTGAGTCGCCAGTGTAACGAGCCAGCCCCAGGCTACTTCTTTTTACCCCTGGATTATTATATTTATGAAGCTGAGCATGCAAAGCCCCTTTCTGGCTCTGCGCCCTTG GTTAAACCAAGCACTCTTCCAAGGTGTGACATCTACTTTCAGAAGCAAGGCTATGAGTTCATgataaaaaatggaaagattGTGTTAAACAGAAGCAAGAAACGAAGTGTAAGAAAATCTGGACTGGAACAG GGTACAGTGCAGTTTGGACAGGACTCGGCTGTGTCGGTGGTTTTCAGGCAGCCCAGCGCCAGCCGGTCTGTCACATGGACGGGGCCTGGTTTCGCCCGTGTTCCCAGCGGAGCTGGGCTGAGATTTGCCATCAACAATGTTCCCTTTGCTATGGACTTTGATATCGCTATTCGTTATGAGCCTGAG TCCTTGGAAGACTGGCTAGCAAGTGTTGCCATCCAGCCCACTGGTATTTTGTCAAGTCAACGCTGCAAAAAAAAGGGCCTTTCACAGGAGCCGTATGTGTTGCCTCTCCCAGCTACAAAGAG GATAGCACTTCTGCAAACTCCAGCCTGCCTGGAGCCAGGAACAGAATATTCTGTGGATGTGTATTTTTCTCAGCCTTCTGCCTCTGACCCAAAGGTGAAATCGTTCATCTTGATTGACTCA CTTGGACTTATTCCCAGAATTGGCTCTGTGGAGAACTTGTGCAGTGAAAAGGATTTAGATGAGTACCAGAAGTATCACTGTATCGAAATCGCATCAGAAGTTGGACCTCATGTCCTGCCCGAAGCGTGCGCACGGCTGATAGTGAGCATGTCAGCTCGCATTCACAACGGCGCCGTCG CATGTAAGTGCAATCCCCAAGGGTCACTGAACTCCACCTGCAGTAAACTGGGGGGCCAGTGTCAGTGCAAAGCCAACGTTGTGGGACGCTGCTGCGACACCTGCTCTGCGGGCAGCTACGGCTTTGGCTTCCATGGCTGCTACG CATGCAAGTGCCACCCGCAAGGCTCACTGAGCACGCTGTGTGACCAGGTGACGGGGCAGTGCTCCTGCCGGCGGGACGTGGATGGTCAGCGCTGTAGTCAATGTCTGGCTGGGTATTTTGGATTTCCCCACTGCCGTCCTTGCCTGTGTAATGGCTATGCGGAGCTTTGCGACCCAGTGACCGGAGTGTGCCTGAACTGCCGGGGGTTTACAGGTGGAAGCCACTGTGAAAG GTGCGTGGATGGCTATTATGGAAACCCTCTGAATGGAGAACCCTGCCGCCCGTGCATGTGCCCAGGGGCACCTACAAGCAATAGGTATTTTGCACATTCCTGTTACCAGGACTCCCAGTCTGCACAACTAGTCTGCAGTTGTCTCGAGGGATATTCAG GCAATCGGTGTGACGAGTGTCCCAGTGGGTTTTACAAAAAcccaggcagccctgggctTGACTGTGCACCATGTCCCTGCAATAACAACATTGATGTGACAGATCCAGAGTCCTGTAACAGGGTCACGGGGGAATGCACCAAGTGTTTATACAACACCCATGGAGCAAACTGCCAGTTCTGCAAACCAGGGTATTTTGGCTCAGCCCTCGATCAAAGCTGTCAAA GGTGCACGTGCAATCTGGTGGGTGTTCGCCCTGCCATGTGCCCAGGGCGGGACGCAGCCTGTCTATGTGACCCAGCCACAGGAGCTTGCCCTTGTCTGCCCAACGTGGTGGGCACGACATGCGACCAGTGTGCCTCTGGCTACTGGGACCTGGCTAGTGGGAAAGGATGTCAGCTCTGTGACTGTGATCCAAAAAACTCCCAAAGCAACCAGTGCAACCAG CTTACAGGCCAGTGTCCATGTAAGCTAGGTTACAGCGGAAGATGTTGTGATGAATGTAAGGAAAATTACTTTGGCAACCCCCAGACGCATTGCATTT TGTGCGAGTGTAACCCGGAGGGAACCATCCAGCCCAAGTGTGACAGAACCACCGGCACGTGTAACTGCCGTGCTGGTGTCACCGGCCGGTTCTGCGACCAGTGTGGCCGCGGCTTTGAGAAAGACTTTCCCTCTTGCCGCCAGTGTCATCTTTGTTTTGATCAGTGGGACACTGAAATTACTGCCCTCACTCAGACTGTTCAGGGGTTAATGAGGTTTGCTGCAAATCGCAAAGATAAAGGAGGACGAATGCCCAGCTGTGACACGCGCTTCAAAGCCTTTGAAGATGCCATTTCTGAAATTGAAAGGATTTTGAGACACCCTGTTCTTTCACTGGAGGCCCTCTCAGGAATCAAGGATTTTCAGGGCTATGTACA acaaAAAGTTGCACAAATGGATCCCCTTCACAGTACGCTGTATGAGTTTCCTGACCTTGACATGAATATAAAAGACATTAGGGAAGAAGCTGACCTAGTGTATGAACTTCTACAACAGAAAATGCATCTGCATCAAAGATTTCATTACTTGAACCTCAAAG AGGCCATCAGCAACATTAGGAAACACTTTGAAGTATCATTGCTGGAAGAACAGAAGACCAGTGGGACAATCCCTATTTTAAGATACTCAGAGTACACCAGGAGCCACATGCTCACTATGTTGGGCCACCAGGCCTTGAAAGCAAGCAATGAGCTGGATCAGCTCAAGATGATAAAGAGCCCCAACATCCAAAACTTGAATGAAAAG ATCTGTGGTGTGCCAGCAGACCAGCCCTGTGTCACAGCAGCCTGCGGGGGAGCTTTGTGCCGGGACAGTCAGGGACGCAGGCAGTGTGGGGGCCCAAACTGCAGCGGAGCTCTTCCTCGCTCCACTGATGCCTTCAGGAGAGCTGAGAAGACTGCCGTGTTGCTAAATAACTTGACTATTCAGCTACAGAATCTTGAGAATCAG GTTGAAAGCATTAGAAAAATGGCAGAAGACAGCAAGTTGAAAGGCTTACAATTTAATGGGCAACTGGAGACAGCTAAGAATCAAATTGAGGTTGACCGAGAGATCACTAAGGAGTCCATCCGAAAAGTGAGAGACTTCTTATTAG ATGAGAGCGCGCCTCCAGAAGACATCGAGAAGGTGGCAAATTATGTTCTGCAAATAAACCTCCCCTTGACTCCACGAGAGCTCACAGGCATGCTTGGCAAGATCAGGAGCATTATGAACCCCTGTGAGAAGTACAAACTGAATGTGagtaagagaaacagaaaaagggagGAAGCTCGGACACTGATGGtggaggcacaagaagccga cAAAGCAGCTAAAGCTCTTCTGCCTGTGGGTGAAATTAATAATAAACTAAAACATGTTGTGAAGTCCCAAGGACACTCCAAAAACAGCTTCATAAAGTTAAATGAAGAGATACGAGGCCTCAAAACACAAATCTCACAG GCTGAGAACCAAGTGAACAAGACAAACGACGAACTAAATGACTTGTCAGCAAAACAGTCTGAGATGGAAGATGAAATTGCCACATTACAGGCTAAAATGCTGATGAACAAGAATCAAGCTACAAAGGCAAGAGCAGGGGCAGAAGCAGCACACAAGCAAGCCCAGAATATTGACAAT